A genomic segment from Pleurodeles waltl isolate 20211129_DDA chromosome 9, aPleWal1.hap1.20221129, whole genome shotgun sequence encodes:
- the CDCA4 gene encoding cell division cycle-associated protein 4 yields MFARGMKRKCFEGEEDIEGTVAGFRTIPSYNLQRQSLLDMSLVKLQLCHMLVEPNLCRSVLIANTVRQIQEEMTQDGTWQMISAQTTGQPPLDRLVSTDILCRSSKEHEGKQTSGYSEYEEIQTQEISDLSTVGGVQAPRSLQNNLWEMENQQENRGNLHKSIDQIFETLENKTPNSVEDLFSDVDTSYYDLDTVLTGMMGNSKVGHCDVLDNFTTQPTTNSNCKSELNEIDHIVEILVES; encoded by the coding sequence ATGTTTGCAAGAGGCATGAAGAGGAAATGTTTTGAAGGCGAAGAGGATATCGAAGGAACAGTAGCTGGCTTTAGAACCATACCTTCGTACAATCTCCAAAGGCAGTCTTTGTTAGACATGTCCTTGGTCAAACTTCAGCTGTGCCACATGCTTGTGGAACCTAACCTTTGTCGCTCTGTGCTCATAGCCAATACTGTACGGCAAATTCAAGAGGAAATGACACAAGATGGGACTTGGCAAATGATCAGTGCACAAACTACAGGACAGCCGCCTTTGGACAGATTGGTTTCAACAGACATCCTTTGTCGTTCTTCGAAGGAACATGAAGGAAAACAGACTTCTGGTTATAGTGAATATGAGGAAATTCAAACACAAGAAATTTCTGATTTATCAACTGTTGGTGGAGTTCAAGCACCGCGAAGTTTGCAGAACAATCTTTGGGAAATGGAAAACCAGCAAGAAAATAGGGGGAATTTGCATAAGTCAATAGATCAAATATTCGAGACATTGGAGAATAAAACTCCAAATTCTGTTGAAGATTTATTTTCTGATGTGGACACTTCTTACTATGATCTTGATACAGTGTTGACAGGAATGATGGGAAATTCCAAAGTAGGCCATTGTGATGTCCTGGATAACTTCACAACTCAACCTACCACAAATAGTAACTGTAAATCAGAACTTAATGAGATTGACCATATCGTAGAAATTCTTGTTGAATCTTGA